The DNA segment CCGGTCCTTTTCGACACCAGTGTAGTCGAAAAGAAGGATCTTTTCACCGGCACGTATATGCCCTCCACCGATCTCACTGGCGGGTACAGAATCCTCTCGTATCTCGACCCTTCCGAACCCAACCACACCAAGCTGAAGAACCTGTTGTTTTTCTTACTCACTTATCGGCGGGAGGCGTTCATCCCGGAATTCAGTAAAGCTTACACGGAGTTGTTCGAGGGATTAGAGAAGGATTTGGCGAAAAAAGGAAAAGCCAGCTTCGGCGACGGCAATGATCAAACGGCGTTCAATTTCTTGGCCAAAGCATATTACGGCGCGGACCCTAAGGACACTAAGCTCGGAACCGACGCGCCGGGGATAATAACCAAATGGGTGCTATTTAACCTACACCCGATACTAACACTTGGTTTGCCCAGAATTTTAGACGACCTCCTTCTCCATACATTTAGATTGCCACCATCTTTGGTCAAGAGTGATTACCAGAGGTTGTACGATTTCATCTACCAAAACGCCGGCCCCATCCTCGACCAAGCAGAAAAGGACGGCCTTTCTCGAGAGGAGGCTTGCCACAATCTCCTCTTCGCCACGTGCTTCAATTCCTACGGTGGACTCAAAATCTTGTTCCCAAGCATTGTCAGCCTGGTTGGTAAAGCTGGATTCAAGCTGCACGCGAAACTAGCCCAGGAAATCCGATCGGCTATCAAATCCAGCGGCGGAAAACTCACCATGGCAGCGATGGAAAGCATGCCGTTGATGAAGTCGGTGGTTTACGAAGCGCTGCGCATCCAGCCTCCTGTACCTCTGCAGTACGCAAAGGCTAAGCGTGACTTGGTGATCGAGTCACACGACGCTGCCTTTCAGGTGAAGGCTGGTGAGATGATGTTTGGGTACCAGCCGTTTGCTACCAAGGACCCGAAGATATTCGATCGACCCGAGGAGTTCGTACCGGACCGGTTCGTGGGTGAAGAAGGGGAGAAACTCTTAAAACACGTGCTATGGTCCAATGGACCCGAAACAGAGTCGCCCACAGTTGAGAACAAACAATGTGCGGGGAAGAATTTTGTGGTGATGGGGGCGAGGTTGCTGGTGGTCGAGCTGTTCCGCCGTTATGATTCGTTCGACGTCGAGATCGGTCAGGCGACGATAGGCTCCTCCGTCGATATCACGTCGTTAAAACCAGCAAGCTCCTAGACCGGGCTGGGTTTCGGTTTTTTCCTAGCGTTCGAGTTTTAATTGTATGCTTTCCTTCGGTTGGAAGGGCCTCCGCAGATAATTATGGTTATAATTTTGCTCCTTCGTGATTATAATCGGGTCACGTTAAATGTACAAATAAAAGTTGTACGGATGCGACATTTAGCTTGAATAAGAATATGGTGATCATCCTCTTCTCATTGTTTGGGAACATGGATCTTTTTCTTTGTGATTGattaaacttataattacaGATCTATCTTCTTCttaataaaatacaagatttcagctgaaaaaaaaaaaaaagaatatggtGATCATAAATTAGTTTAtctcattttattattttacttgCATATTATTACActggacatttaaataaatggGAAAAATCCATTTATTTcttcaaaatttatttagaaactatatatatatatatattcttttgtAAGGATGATATAAATCAACATGTATGGTGGACATCTTTTTATAACAATATCTATCTGAAAACTAAAAGCTAAGCGAATTTGTCAACACGTTTTAAAAATGCAATAACATCAGAGAGATATTTTTTAGCACTAGTAATCATTAAATCCCAagaatgatatatattttttaaaataataataaaaaataaaacctcGATAATTGTTTCATTGTCGATTTATGTGCCGACATGTAGCATATTTGGCGCCTTCCAATGAAGGAATATCATCAACAAATGTGGGCACACTTTGATGAGATAAGAGATGTCATTTTGTGCTTACAAAGACGAAAGGTATTTCTATCAAATGACCTCCACATTTTTGCATTGCAGTAGGGACGACAGTTTTCTTCACCGGTTAATTTCCTATTCGTGACATGTGTACGTgggaattttgaaattaatcatTGGAACCTTTAACGtacaattttcttattttaatatACATACGTCATATAACGTTTAACGATGGCATGCAATTTCTTCATTAACATACAATCATTTGCTAAATTCACGTCTGACCAAAAAGTTTGTTATATctattcaaattaatttaaatgaacTCCCTTATCATATAATATACACGAGTTCTTTCAAAATATGATATATCAACATTAAGGAAATTAGAACTTGTTCACCTTTTGAAATGATTCAGCAAACTATTTGATGAAGGCGAGCTCTGATCATCACTTTGCCAAGAATCCTGAACTGAAACTGGAGAAAAATCAGCAACAGTATCCGATGAATTCGTGCTACTCGTGAATGGACCGCTGCAACTCAATTCCTGCTTCAAACACATGATCTGTTTTTCGCTTGAATTGGAAGAAGATGAGCACGAAGATGTATCATCTAATGAATTTGGCCATTTACTCAGCCTAATGATCTGTTCCAATTCTATGGCAACTTCCATCATAGAAGGCCTCATATCCCTGTGAAACGACAGGCATCTGAATGCCAGTTCAGCCACTTTGTGCACCGATGAAACTGTCCAAGAATCCAAGTTTAGTTTGAGGGACGTGTCGATTATCTCGCCTAGACAGCCTCTTCCAATCCTGTCTAAAGCTAATGCAGCCAGATTTACTTCATTCTGAGGGCGACTGAAATCCACAGCTCTAAGAGCTGTTATGATCTCGATAAGAACGACTCCAAAACTATATACATCACTCTTATCGGATAAATGAAAATCCTGATGATACTGAGGATCGAGATACCCGGGGGTGCCCTGAGGGGCAGTTGATATGTGGGATGACTCGATCATACCTAATCTAGAAAGCCCAAAGTCACCTACTTTGGACTTGTAGTTGTAGTCTAGGAGTATGTTGCTTGATTTTATATCCCTATGATAAATAGGTGGGTGCATCGCATTATGAAGATAGGAAATAGCCTGAGCTGTTTCCCATGCAATAGTTAAACGAACTGGCCATGGAAGCCCATTGCCCTTTTCTCTTTGGAGATGCTGGGATAAGGTTCCATTAGGCATGAACTCATAAACAAGAATCTGCTCTTCATCTTCGATGGAGCAACCAAGGAGCCGGACTAGGTTCGGATGGCTTACTGAGGATAGGAGTTTGATCTCGTTTATGACTTGTTCGGTGCTGTCTGCATCTCTGCGTTTGATTCTCTTGATGGCGACCCATTCCTCGTTCAGTTTACCCGAGTAAACTGTTCCATAGGCCCCGTTCCCAAGCCTTCTTTTCTCAGAGAAGGAATCCGCGGCTTTCTCGATTTCTTTGTAGGGGTGAATAGGAATGATAATCCCGGCACTTTTGCAAAGCTGTCGGCTTTTTCTGCTTCTGCTTCTCAGTTTGGATCTCTTCCGTATGAAACAGAAGATGAGGCCGAAGACAATCATTAGTGAAGCACCTGCAGCTACTCCTGAAAATGCAAAAGCCGACCAAAcgttaattttgaaaatgattCTTTTTAACTACTTTTACATCCAAACGCACTCTAATTAAATCAGTGATTCATTACCTCCAACCAGAACTCCAATTCTTGTTGTTCCGCCGCATCTGCCGTTCATGTACTTTGATGGATTGCAACGTAATGATTCTGTTTGTGTACATAAGGTTAAGATAcaacaaattatgaataatTGTTCTAACAACGTTAACAAAGTCCTGAAAATAGGCCCTCAATCACATGATGAGTGATTGATCATGGGCGGGAAAATTCGATCCTAGTATAAGAATAAGATACAATGATCCATGTTTGATCAAGCATGCCAAATTCACAATAGACCCCACATAAAACAGAAATTTCGTCAAACATGAACCATTCATATGTTAGGCAGTGCCCTAAACAGCTGGGATCTTTGAGGCATAATTGCCGAGGATTAGTGGGACTTGTTCGTCTATAATTTAAACcaaaactttataaaattatgattgtTTCCACAACGGAATGACGAAGAAAATTTTGGCACATTAGGCTACATAGTGGGTGACTCTGACCAATTATGCAACCAAAATGAAAGAAAGCTAATCCAACTTTCGGAtgcaataaaatttttaatccgAACTATGATTATGCTTTTCTCAATTGGTCCACTTgaaccatttttaaaaatattaaaacctcatatattattattttttttctagaaaTTTAACCAACTATCTAATTTCTTTAGTTTACTAACATAAAAAGTTCATTATATTGTTACTTAAAATAAGAATATGATCGGAAAAAACTAAATCAAGaatcaaatgaaaaaaaagtaaaagtaaAATGAAGAGACGAAAAGAGATGCTGAACTTTACCTTTCCAGCAACCCAATCCGTCCATGAATCCGTCTCCGGCGAACCCCTCAGCGCATTGGCACCTATAACCCGGCGGATTCCCTTCAAAGGGCGTCGACTCTATCCGAACACACCTCGCATTCTTGGCACACTTACAACCTCCCAGAATCCACCACTCCAGTCTCACAATCTGCACGTCCAAAGACACGGAAGAACTGTTCCCGAAAGACTCCATCGAGATCGCCGAGAACAGAGACCTACAACTTGTCCTCCTCAACTTCTCATAATTTATGAACGAGCTCCGATTGTCCTCCTCCGAGTAGCAGCTTATTTTATCGTTCCTCGCATTGCAGTTGAGCAACTCGAAGTGGGTCTGCACCATCGTCGTTGGGATGAAGCACGAGCTACGCAGCCCGCTGCAGTTATGCAGGAGTACCGCGTTGTGTGACGTTGGCGCGTAGTTTGGTGTAAACAGGCTGCGCAGCGCCTCCACAGGTCGATCGCAAGTCGCCGGAATTGTGAGCAGGATGGTGTCTGATGTGACGGATTGAACCGGGAAACCAGCGGCGAAAACTGTTCCGTTTGAGCTGCAGTTCAGTTGGATTTTGCAGCCGGCTGAGAAGCCGAAGGGGAAATGAAGTTTCTGGCCGCCGCATTTTTGGTTGCACGAGGCTAAAATACATGGAACAACTGACAGAACAAATCCGAGCAACTGTACGAGGTTGATTCTTATTCTCATTTTCAAGAATCAGGAAAATGCGTGGATTTATGAACTAGTGTTATTGTTTTTTAAAGGGGGTAAAAGAATTTAATGTCATTTTGTCTGAAAATGAAATATTCAAGATGAGATTGAGCAAATTGGTTGACGGTTCGAATCAAGATTTTGATGGCGATGGAAATGGAAACAGATTGAAAAATATCAGAATGAATGATTAATGATCGAGGAAATATGTTTACTTGGAGATGGTTTTTCTTCCTTGTACACCTCCCTTTCATCTTCTTTTCAAACTATCatgttgaaaattgtttggtgCTTGTGATACAATTTTGTTGTATATCTATAatttataatagtatagatatatatatttttgccaatatgagtgggtctcatgtgagaccgtctaacggatcttaatctgtgagacgagtcaaccttactcatattcacaataaaaagtaatactttttcatggatgacccaaataagagatctgtctcacaaatacgacccgtgagatcgtctcacagaAGTTTTTGccgatgtatatatatataactggaTTTTGATAATTTGCTTTTCTTCTATGTtcaatattgaaaacaaaatttattttatttataactaaaaaaacaatcataaaggattcaaattaattattattctgTTCTATGAAATTGTATTTTAGACcgcttaattattaaattagatTAGGTTATGATTGATTATTAATTTGCAAATGTATCCGGTGAGTGGTGGATGGCTCCAAAAGTCAATCACTTCGCCTGTATATTAGCTCAATTGTCAACTAGGTTGAGGCCGAGCCTGAGGTGGTCCCATTAATTAGAAATTAGTTGGTACGATACTCGGGATAATTATATTACCTCTACACCTAcgataaaaatacaaaaaataaaaaataacttatttaaaattaataacattttagatctcatatttttaaaacatgcataaaacTCCATGCAAAGAAAGTAAATATAATTGAGTTTTTATAACACAGAGGTTAAATACttcttcgattttttttttgttaaaatgccATTCTTGGTAATATTAGTTTTTTCACgactttaaaacttttaaagggCTTCTAGCTTCACAAATTATACCATATTGGATCATGGAAGTGTTGTTTAAAATAGATTAGATAATCAAAACAGAAAATCGGAATGAAACGAAATTATGCGTCATATCGAAACACTAGGATTTGAGGTGTAATAAAATACTATCCTTTAATTAAGGTTTTATTTGCCATCACTTCTCAAATTTTGCTTGCGTTTTATAAGCAAATTACTCCcaaaatacaacaaaattttcaacacaatATCCAGCAAAAATGTTGAGTTGCAGAACTTATATATGAATCCGTAGAGTTTCTAGAAAATGGTGGCTTTTCATGAAACAGTGTGTCCTCATCAAAAGATACAACCATTACAAGACATATTTTCATGGGGTCTTTTCATGAATCAGTGTGTCCTCGTCGCATTTGCagaatatatatagatatgtaGAGTTTTTGGAGAGTGGTGGTTTTTCATGAATCAATGCGTCCTCATCAAACATGCAACCATTACAATAtactttttcatttaaataactgaattaataGAGGGAAAGTTAGGGATGAAATGATTCAACTAAGAAACACAAAGATACAAGAAAGTACATAAAACTGGGTTGGGATGCTGCTTGGAAAGCGTAGCATGGGTGCCTCCAAAACGGGTGCCCCTACGCTGCAGCTTAGGTCTGGAAACTCCCGCACAGAGAAGGAAGTGTGGGTGCGCACAAAACCGGGCGCCCCCTGCGCACCGACTTCTATCTATCATATCATTACAATCTCAGAATtccttttcaaatattttaaaaaatcattaaactaaataatattttatgtagcAATTGTTGATTATTATTCCCCTATACAAGATTGTAGGCATGTGGATTCAGTGCAAAATTGTTCTTTTTGTCAAATTTGTTGCTTCACGGGATTAAACACATCTCAGGAAATTCCGCGTATGAAAaactttattaattaatttcaaagtCGGTCAATATCCCAACGTAAGAAATTTGAAAGTCGTTAAAATGTGGGATCCATTTCCTCATATTATATAGCCCCAACACGCTTACCAgtcattattatcataattgtGGTGGtacacaaatattatatatattaatgaatcGTTTATTTTACATCTTTAACTAATCTCCTTGAATTTTCAATGAAAGAAGTGCGAGTTAAAATGTCAAAAAGAAATAGTAATATGTAgggagaaaaattatttttgggagATGCTAAAAAAGCTTCATTAAAAATCAGTAACTCTctcttttattataattataaataaaatattggtaAATAAATACATGTATATTATGCATGTCCATCAATAATGTGTTTAAATtgttttacataaaataaaaataaaaaattaggaaaactattctttttgaaaaaaataaatttcaaaatataaagtCCTAAGTGTGATACGCAAGTCATTCGTTGTCGTAATCGATCGATTCTCATTTACATGTCCATATTGCTTGCCAAATCGCattgtatttaaataataatgaaaGATCAAAATACAATTGAAAGTATTGTATTTAAATGAGATTATATTGTAATTATAAAACTGATGAGAAACTAGACTACAATTTGAACATAGGAGCTAAACTTTGATTTCAAAGAacggattttttttatatgtaaaaacAAAAGACGAAACACCAATCATTACATATTTCTGTCTATTTTATAAAGATTATTAATAAACAATAATAGATTCAACAAATAGTTGTCGAAATTCTCCGTTAGATGTTACATCATTTGTGGTGTAGTGATATGAACTTATCTCAAAATGAGATACTTGGATTCGAACGCAAATGATAAGGAAAAAAtctagtaataaaaaaaaaattacccaATGAATAGTGAAGAGATCACCTTGTAGATATTGTTCAGGGAAACCAAGTATAGAATTGGATATCGAATCTGCTTActatgtaaaatatttatacTTTTACTTTGAACCAATATGAGTTGGTAAGATTGTTGATTTTACTTTGTATTTGGATTTTTTGTTTCCAACTTGACCCTTTACTTTAAAAGAGGGAAGAGGATTATTAAAAGTTTTATGTATAATTCTTTCAAAAAAACAGGATAGACAGATATATATGTTGCTATACCCTTTCCAATACTCGAGGGGTCTGTGTGTATACAACTGATTGTTGAGAAAATACATCTTGCAATCCAGATGAAAAGATACTGGTAGGCCTATACATACAAGTCTACGTATAATGAGTTGGGCCTAGACATCGTTGAAACTTGAAACCTTTGCGGTGCATATACATTGaaggaaatattttaatttcaattcgGTAATTcgtattttgttttgttttggtattttttGGCAAAAATAGAGCCTTCAATAAAGGGGTTGA comes from the Primulina huaijiensis isolate GDHJ02 chromosome 8, ASM1229523v2, whole genome shotgun sequence genome and includes:
- the LOC140982239 gene encoding wall-associated receptor kinase-like 14, which encodes MRIRINLVQLLGFVLSVVPCILASCNQKCGGQKLHFPFGFSAGCKIQLNCSSNGTVFAAGFPVQSVTSDTILLTIPATCDRPVEALRSLFTPNYAPTSHNAVLLHNCSGLRSSCFIPTTMVQTHFELLNCNARNDKISCYSEEDNRSSFINYEKLRRTSCRSLFSAISMESFGNSSSVSLDVQIVRLEWWILGGCKCAKNARCVRIESTPFEGNPPGYRCQCAEGFAGDGFMDGLGCWKESLRCNPSKYMNGRCGGTTRIGVLVGGVAAGASLMIVFGLIFCFIRKRSKLRSRSRKSRQLCKSAGIIIPIHPYKEIEKAADSFSEKRRLGNGAYGTVYSGKLNEEWVAIKRIKRRDADSTEQVINEIKLLSSVSHPNLVRLLGCSIEDEEQILVYEFMPNGTLSQHLQREKGNGLPWPVRLTIAWETAQAISYLHNAMHPPIYHRDIKSSNILLDYNYKSKVGDFGLSRLGMIESSHISTAPQGTPGYLDPQYHQDFHLSDKSDVYSFGVVLIEIITALRAVDFSRPQNEVNLAALALDRIGRGCLGEIIDTSLKLNLDSWTVSSVHKVAELAFRCLSFHRDMRPSMMEVAIELEQIIRLSKWPNSLDDTSSCSSSSNSSEKQIMCLKQELSCSGPFTSSTNSSDTVADFSPVSVQDSWQSDDQSSPSSNSLLNHFKR
- the LOC140982750 gene encoding allene oxide synthase 2, chloroplastic-like, yielding MASSSVASFSSSYLQFPVQNHSPKLPAAPKRISKRRTFSAQPFIIATLSELDTVAADPLKSSKLPIKEIPGDYGLPFFGPWKDRQDFFYNQGREEFFKSRVEKYQSTVFRSNMPPGPFITSASNVIILLDGKSFPVLFDTSVVEKKDLFTGTYMPSTDLTGGYRILSYLDPSEPNHTKLKNLLFFLLTYRREAFIPEFSKAYTELFEGLEKDLAKKGKASFGDGNDQTAFNFLAKAYYGADPKDTKLGTDAPGIITKWVLFNLHPILTLGLPRILDDLLLHTFRLPPSLVKSDYQRLYDFIYQNAGPILDQAEKDGLSREEACHNLLFATCFNSYGGLKILFPSIVSLVGKAGFKLHAKLAQEIRSAIKSSGGKLTMAAMESMPLMKSVVYEALRIQPPVPLQYAKAKRDLVIESHDAAFQVKAGEMMFGYQPFATKDPKIFDRPEEFVPDRFVGEEGEKLLKHVLWSNGPETESPTVENKQCAGKNFVVMGARLLVVELFRRYDSFDVEIGQATIGSSVDITSLKPASS